In Gossypium raimondii isolate GPD5lz chromosome 12, ASM2569854v1, whole genome shotgun sequence, a single window of DNA contains:
- the LOC105762944 gene encoding transcription factor ABORTED MICROSPORES, producing MNIFQNLMERLRQVVGPKGWDYCVLWKLSDDQRFLEWVDCCCGGAESIESSGELQFPVTTVLPCRDVMFQHPKTRSCELLAQLPSCMPLDSGSHAQALISNQPKWFNFSNNSDSNVLEEIVGTRILIPVAEGLIELFVAKQVCEDQNVMDYIVTLCNISLEQSSMMNSSCMDTHFTALNAQALNEYQAKTHLSNENDRKDPIINHFQPPLTTTLETLNLPYDISIDQIRSTNTLQQYHYLSEDKNNKNMDVCVEGSHEVFLSDKVVNPLKSSVDNGLQEMDPLNSMMTNESMVIQGNEKDSIKQENGRSDSISDCSDQNDDEDDARYQRRSGSKGQSKNLVAERKRRKKLNERLYSLRSLVPKISKLDRASILGDAIEFVKELENQKKELQDELEEHSDNDNGAKKTGMNGVHKKFQSEIFLQNDQIPLYFNPEHDKGPNGFPVGVNGSVSRAQNQEVDTCADKTQQMEVQVEVAQIDGNQFFVKVFSEHKPSGFVRLMEALDSLGLEVTNANVNSFRGLVSNVFKVEKKDSEMVQADHVRESLLELTRNPSKGLSEMVKASETNNGNGVECNYHNQQQHLHNQRITSHHHELHHFPPKQAA from the exons ATGAACATCTTTCAAAACCTCATGGAGAGACTAAGGCAGGTGGTGGGTCCTAAAGGATGGGATTATTGTGTTCTCTGGAAGCTCAGTGATGATCAAAG GTTTCTGGAGTGGGTGGATTGTTGTTGTGGTGGAGCTGAAAGTATAGAAAGTAGTGGAGAGCTTCAATTCCCAGTGACAACAGTCCTCCCATGCAGGGATGTGATGTTTCAGCATCCAAAAACCAGATCCTGTGAACTGCTTGCCCAACTTCCTTCTTGCATGCCCCTTGATTCTGG AAGTCATGCACAAGCCTTGATATCAAACCAACCCAAATGGTTCAACTTCTCTAATAACTCTGATTCCAATGTCTTAGAG GAAATAGTTGGAACTAGGATTTTGATTCCAGTTGCAGAAGGATTAATTGAACTTTTTGTTGCCAAACaa GTTTGTGAAGATCAAAATGTGATGGATTATATTGTGACACTGTGCAACATCTCATTAGAGCAAAGCTCAATGATGAATTCAAGTTGCATGGATACACATTTCACTGCTCTAAACGCGCAAGCATTGAATGAATATCAAGCAAAGACTCATTTAAGCAATGAGAATGACCGAAAGGATCCCATCATCAATCATTTCCAGCCACCATTGACGACAACACTCGAAACTCTAAACCTACCTTACGACATCTCCATTGATCAAATTCGATCAACCAACACCCTGCAGCAGTACCATTATCTTTCAGAAGataaaaacaacaagaataTGGATGTATGTGTTGAAGGGTCTCATGAAGTGTTCCTTTCGGACAAAGTTGTTAACCCACTTAAGTCTTCCGTGGATAATGGACTTCAAGAGATGGATCCATTGAATTCCATGATGACCAATGAATCAATGGTTATCCAAGGGAATGAGAAGGACTCTATAAAACAAGAGAATGGACGGTCTGATTCGATTTCGGATTGTAGTGATCAgaatgatgatgaagatgatgcaAGGTACCAACGGAGGTCAGGGTCCAAAGGGCAGTCTAAAAACCTTGTTGCAGAGAGGAAAAGACGGAAGAAGCTTAATGAAAGACTTTATTCCCTTCGATCTCTGGTTCCCAAAATCTCTAAG TTGGATAGAGCTTCAATCCTTGGAGATGCGATTGAGTTTGTGAAGGAACTGGAAAACCAAAAGAAAGAACTCCAAGATGAGCTTGAAGAACATTCAGATAACGATAATGGTGCTAAGAAAACAGGAATGAATGGAGTCCACAAAAAGTTCCAATCTGAGATTTTCTTACAAAATGATCAAATCCCTTTGTATTTTAACCCTGAACATGACAAGGGACCAAATGGCTTTCCTGTTGGAGTTAATGGCAGTGTCTCAAGGGCACAAAATCAAGAAGTGGACACTTGTGCAGACAAGACACAGCAGATGGAG GTACAAGTTGAAGTTGCTCAAATCGATGGAAACCAGTTTTTTGTTAAAGTGTTTAGTGAGCACAAACCAAGTGGCTTTGTTAGATTAATGGAGGCTTTGGATTCATTGGGGTTGGAAGTAACAAATGCAAATGTTAACAGCTTCAGAGGCCTTGTTTCAAATGTGTTTAAAGTAGAG AAGAAAGACAGTGAGATGGTTCAAGCGGATCATGTGAGGGAGTCGTTGCTGGAGCTAACCCGAAACCCTTCCAAGGGGTTGTCTGAGATGGTAAAAGCTTCAGAGACCAACAATGGTAATGGGGTTGAATGTAATTATCACAACCAGCAGCAACATCTCCACAATCAGCGTATCACTTCCCATCACCACGAACTCCATCACTTCCCACCAAAGCAAGCGGCATGa